The Roseococcus microcysteis genome contains a region encoding:
- a CDS encoding isovaleryl-CoA dehydrogenase translates to MSGNAHLPSLDFGLGPEIDALRDTVRAFAAERVAPLAAEIDRTDEFPRHLWPEMGALGLHGITVDEARGGAGMGYVAHCVAVEEISRASASVGLSYGAHSNLCVNQIERNGTPAQKARYLPKLISGEHLGALAMSEPGAGSDVVSMKLRAEKRGDRYVLNGTKMWITNAHYAETLIVYAKTDPEAGPKGITAFLIERGFKGFTPAQKLDKLGMRGSPTSELVFEDCEVPEENVLGQVNGGVRVLMSGLDYERVVLAAGPLGIMQACLDVVVPYIHERKQFGQAIGEFQFIQGKVADMYTRFNAARAYVYAVARACDAGQTTRKDAAGAILFAAEEATRAALDAIQILGGNGYINDYPTGRLLRDAKLYEIGAGTSEIRRLLIGRELFRETA, encoded by the coding sequence ATGTCCGGAAACGCCCACCTCCCCTCGCTGGATTTCGGCCTGGGGCCTGAGATTGACGCGCTGCGCGACACGGTGCGCGCCTTCGCCGCCGAGCGCGTCGCGCCGCTGGCCGCCGAGATCGACCGGACGGACGAGTTCCCCCGCCACCTCTGGCCCGAGATGGGCGCGCTCGGCCTGCACGGCATCACGGTGGACGAGGCGCGGGGCGGGGCCGGCATGGGCTATGTCGCGCATTGCGTGGCGGTGGAGGAGATCAGCCGGGCGAGCGCCAGCGTGGGGCTGAGCTATGGCGCGCATTCGAACCTCTGCGTGAACCAGATCGAGCGCAACGGCACCCCCGCGCAGAAGGCGCGCTACCTGCCCAAGCTGATCAGCGGCGAACATTTGGGCGCGCTGGCCATGAGCGAGCCGGGGGCGGGGTCGGACGTGGTGTCCATGAAGCTGCGCGCCGAGAAGCGCGGCGACCGCTACGTGCTGAACGGCACGAAGATGTGGATCACCAACGCGCATTACGCCGAGACGCTGATCGTCTACGCCAAGACCGACCCCGAAGCCGGCCCCAAGGGCATCACCGCCTTCCTGATCGAGCGTGGCTTCAAGGGTTTCACGCCGGCGCAGAAGCTGGACAAGCTCGGCATGCGCGGCTCCCCCACCTCCGAACTGGTCTTCGAGGATTGCGAGGTGCCGGAGGAAAACGTGCTCGGCCAGGTCAATGGCGGAGTGCGGGTGCTGATGTCGGGCCTGGACTATGAGCGCGTGGTGCTGGCCGCCGGGCCGCTTGGCATCATGCAGGCCTGCCTGGATGTGGTCGTGCCCTACATCCATGAGCGCAAGCAGTTCGGCCAGGCGATCGGCGAGTTCCAGTTCATCCAGGGCAAGGTGGCCGACATGTACACGCGCTTCAACGCGGCGCGGGCCTATGTCTATGCGGTGGCGCGCGCCTGCGATGCCGGGCAGACCACGCGCAAGGATGCGGCCGGCGCCATCCTCTTCGCGGCCGAGGAGGCGACGCGCGCCGCGCTCGACGCCATCCAGATCCTGGGCGGCAATGGCTACATCAATGACTACCCGACGGGGCGCCTGCTGCGGGATGCCAAGCTCTACGAGATCGGCGCCGGCACCAGCGAAATCCGCCGCCTGCTGATCGGGCGCGAGCTGTTTCGCGAGACGGCCTGA
- a CDS encoding glycerophosphodiester phosphodiesterase: MTAWPPPGQQYDMHNLTLPEIASHRGGAFLWPENSLLAIREALKWPTEQVELDVHASADGEPVVMHDATLDRMTDGQGPVVTQSWEALAQLRVRGTGGETIPHLSHAARLIHGGGQVLRLEVKADAQGRPYPGLVARCAAVVDQHGMRPRTVFMSFEAANVAEAAAIGGFAQTVWLAEGRVLRGMRPRDAAAMCRSCGATELGVPEGLSDVALRDALRAEGLRLSVWGANHAPTIHRALRLGVDAMATDDPPLALRLRASGVPAA; this comes from the coding sequence TTGACGGCCTGGCCGCCTCCCGGCCAGCAATATGACATGCACAACCTGACCCTCCCCGAAATCGCCAGCCACCGCGGCGGTGCCTTCCTCTGGCCTGAGAACAGCCTTCTCGCCATCCGCGAGGCGCTGAAGTGGCCCACCGAACAGGTGGAGCTGGATGTCCATGCCTCGGCCGATGGCGAGCCGGTGGTCATGCACGACGCCACGCTGGATCGCATGACGGACGGGCAGGGGCCGGTCGTGACGCAGTCCTGGGAGGCGCTGGCCCAGCTTCGCGTGCGCGGCACGGGGGGCGAGACCATCCCGCACCTCTCCCACGCCGCGCGGCTGATCCATGGGGGCGGGCAGGTGCTGCGGCTGGAGGTGAAGGCCGATGCCCAGGGCCGGCCCTATCCGGGCCTGGTCGCCCGCTGCGCCGCGGTGGTGGACCAGCACGGCATGCGCCCCCGCACCGTCTTCATGAGCTTCGAGGCGGCGAATGTCGCCGAGGCCGCGGCCATTGGCGGCTTCGCCCAGACCGTCTGGCTGGCCGAGGGGCGCGTGCTGCGCGGCATGCGCCCGCGTGACGCGGCGGCCATGTGCCGCAGCTGCGGCGCGACCGAGCTGGGCGTGCCCGAGGGCCTGTCCGATGTCGCCCTGCGCGACGCGCTGCGGGCCGAGGGGCTGCGGCTTTCCGTCTGGGGGGCGAACCATGCGCCCACCATCCACCGCGCCCTGCGCCTGGGTGTGGACGCGATGGCGACCGACGACCCGCCGCTGGCGCTGCGGCTGCGCGCATCGGGCGTTCCGGCGGCCTAG
- a CDS encoding tetratricopeptide repeat protein: MDGLPGEASAFQAALALLRQGRTQAALPLLEAVLAEAPWDGLAALNLAMARMDLGRLDAAAGPLATALERLPHHPEPHFRRGRLAHLRGQAEAARQGYEAALVRDPGHVAALCGLAELARAEGRAEASVTLLREALLYVPQDEGIALELARAHVAANQPVEALALAAPLLAREGAPGLAGVVWSEAVLARDGAEGARAASEEALAADPLSPARIAAHATLLDAFGQTREGLRHWHLAEALAPEDVAILSGLAHGLWRERAYKAALPVFERAVALAPGERGLRVGHGEILFRLHRLAEAAESLRATLADLGGDERTHATLALVLVSQGLQEEARLATEAAGGENALVHALCNVGPYHPDMATSAALGEAARALKQRLSQGINPYVPVARPPGERLRVGLLSSNLGRHPVGWLTLPAIEHLPREEFEVVAFSLTDRDDPLARRFRARADRWISFEPGARDQLVLERLRAEALDILIDLSGHGQGGRVRVLRHRAAPVQIKWVGSQSASSGVPNMDWMLTDRWETPEGFEPHYTERLLRMPDGYCCYVPPDRAPDVAPLPALARGHVTFGCYNNLAKVTPAVLRAWARILAALPTARLVLRTHALGDDPTRAAFLERAAALGMPLDRLELHGAVPHEALLAAYGEIDLSLDPFPYTGGLTVCESLWMGVPVLTKVSEGFAGRHALSHLSNVGLPDWAVPDEDAYVAEALRRATDLRALAELRAGLRARVAASPLCDGPRFGRNLGQALRQAWEQRVA; encoded by the coding sequence ATGGACGGCCTGCCCGGCGAGGCCTCGGCCTTCCAGGCCGCCCTGGCCCTGCTGCGCCAGGGGCGCACCCAGGCCGCGCTGCCCCTGCTGGAGGCCGTGCTGGCCGAGGCGCCCTGGGATGGGCTGGCCGCGCTGAACCTCGCCATGGCGCGGATGGATCTGGGCCGGCTTGACGCCGCGGCGGGCCCTCTCGCCACCGCGCTGGAACGGCTGCCCCATCATCCCGAACCGCATTTCCGCCGCGGCCGCCTCGCGCATCTGCGGGGCCAGGCCGAGGCCGCGCGCCAGGGTTATGAGGCCGCGCTGGTGCGGGACCCCGGACATGTCGCGGCACTTTGCGGCCTGGCCGAACTGGCCCGTGCCGAGGGCCGGGCGGAGGCTTCGGTCACACTCCTGCGCGAAGCCCTGCTTTACGTCCCCCAGGATGAGGGCATCGCGCTGGAACTGGCCCGCGCCCATGTGGCGGCGAACCAGCCCGTCGAGGCCCTGGCTCTGGCCGCGCCGCTGCTGGCCCGGGAAGGCGCCCCGGGCCTGGCCGGTGTCGTCTGGAGCGAGGCGGTGCTGGCGCGGGACGGCGCGGAAGGCGCGCGCGCGGCCAGCGAGGAGGCGCTGGCGGCGGACCCTCTCTCCCCCGCGCGGATCGCGGCCCATGCCACCCTGCTCGACGCCTTCGGGCAGACGCGGGAGGGGCTGCGCCATTGGCACCTGGCCGAGGCGCTGGCGCCGGAGGATGTCGCCATCCTTTCGGGCCTTGCCCATGGGCTGTGGCGGGAGCGCGCCTACAAGGCGGCCCTGCCGGTCTTTGAGCGCGCGGTGGCCCTGGCCCCCGGCGAGCGCGGCCTGCGCGTGGGCCATGGCGAAATCCTGTTCCGCCTGCACCGCCTGGCCGAGGCGGCGGAATCACTGCGCGCCACCCTGGCCGATCTGGGCGGGGATGAACGCACCCATGCCACGCTGGCCCTGGTGCTCGTCTCGCAGGGATTGCAGGAGGAGGCGCGGCTCGCCACCGAGGCCGCGGGGGGCGAGAACGCGCTGGTCCATGCCCTGTGCAATGTCGGCCCCTACCACCCCGACATGGCGACCTCCGCGGCGCTGGGCGAAGCCGCCCGTGCGCTGAAGCAGCGGCTGTCGCAGGGCATCAACCCCTATGTGCCCGTGGCGCGCCCGCCCGGCGAGCGGCTGCGGGTGGGGCTGCTCTCGTCCAATCTAGGCCGGCATCCGGTGGGGTGGCTGACCCTGCCGGCCATTGAACACCTGCCGCGCGAGGAATTCGAGGTGGTGGCGTTCAGCCTCACCGACCGCGACGACCCGCTGGCGCGGCGCTTCCGCGCGCGCGCCGACCGCTGGATCAGCTTCGAGCCGGGGGCGCGAGACCAACTCGTGCTGGAACGTCTGCGCGCGGAGGCGCTGGACATCCTGATTGACCTCAGCGGCCATGGGCAGGGCGGGCGGGTGCGGGTGCTGCGCCACCGCGCGGCGCCGGTGCAGATCAAGTGGGTGGGGTCGCAATCGGCCAGCTCCGGCGTGCCCAACATGGACTGGATGCTGACCGACCGCTGGGAAACGCCCGAGGGCTTCGAACCCCATTACACCGAACGCCTGCTGCGCATGCCCGATGGCTATTGCTGCTACGTCCCGCCCGACCGCGCGCCGGATGTGGCGCCGCTGCCCGCCCTGGCACGCGGCCATGTCACCTTCGGCTGCTACAACAACCTGGCCAAGGTGACGCCCGCGGTGCTGCGTGCCTGGGCGCGCATCCTGGCAGCGCTGCCCACGGCGCGCCTGGTGCTGCGGACCCATGCCCTGGGCGATGACCCCACGCGCGCCGCCTTCCTGGAACGCGCCGCCGCGCTCGGCATGCCACTGGACCGGCTGGAACTGCACGGCGCCGTGCCGCATGAGGCGCTGCTGGCCGCCTATGGCGAGATCGACCTCTCGCTGGACCCCTTTCCCTATACGGGCGGCCTGACGGTCTGCGAATCGCTCTGGATGGGCGTGCCGGTGCTGACCAAGGTCAGCGAGGGTTTCGCGGGCCGCCACGCCCTGTCGCACCTCTCCAATGTGGGCCTGCCGGATTGGGCCGTGCCCGATGAGGACGCCTATGTGGCCGAGGCGCTGCGCCGCGCCACGGACCTGCGGGCGCTCGCGGAACTGCGCGCCGGGCTGCGGGCGCGGGTGGCGGCTTCGCCGCTGTGTGACGGGCCACGCTTTGGGCGGAACCTGGGGCAGGCGCTGCGGCAGGCCTGGGAACAGCGAGTGGCTTGA
- a CDS encoding methyltransferase domain-containing protein, with amino-acid sequence MNIHATHDTAALRLLDRGRDLLRDRRPADAALLLSRAAALPAAPAEAHGLLAEALMESDDAPAALIAADAALTLRDDAALRLLRARIRRALGHADGAMDDAAAAVMAAPSDRDAKALLATCLSEAGRHDEAIFLFHQAFVAEPEAPHRSAMLAMAMMRGGRHAAAEELYALAHSMAPYARGIVPLRAQNALLGGDPHKAIALIEGALGRQQGEAALYSVLGQARQRLGQQEAAAEAYAEAARLDPADTYLQHLAAAMTNAGAAPDRASDRYVADVFDGYANRFEAALFALGYRVPGVMLKLIEGQGYAPGGRHLGDVLDLGCGTGLMGATLHDMLGGRLVGVDLSPRMLEEARAKCVYTELRCAEITAAMAADTTLYDLILLSDVLCYFGRLDAVLGAVASRLKPGGLVALSIESGAAEGGWELQASARYRHDPGYLRAVLERAGLATLEFREETLRWEGEATVPGVIALVRREG; translated from the coding sequence ATGAACATCCACGCCACGCATGACACGGCTGCCCTGCGCCTCCTCGACCGCGGGCGCGACCTGCTGCGCGACCGCCGGCCAGCCGATGCCGCGCTGCTGCTTTCGCGCGCCGCCGCGCTGCCCGCGGCACCCGCCGAGGCGCATGGCCTGCTGGCCGAGGCGCTGATGGAAAGCGACGACGCGCCGGCCGCACTCATCGCCGCTGACGCGGCACTCACCCTGCGCGATGATGCCGCGCTGCGCCTGCTGCGCGCCCGCATCCGGCGCGCCCTGGGCCATGCGGATGGCGCCATGGATGACGCGGCCGCGGCCGTGATGGCCGCTCCTTCCGACCGTGACGCCAAGGCGCTGCTGGCCACCTGCCTGTCCGAGGCCGGGCGGCATGACGAGGCCATCTTCCTGTTCCACCAGGCCTTCGTGGCCGAGCCGGAGGCACCGCACCGTTCGGCCATGCTGGCCATGGCCATGATGCGCGGCGGACGCCACGCCGCGGCCGAGGAGCTTTATGCGCTGGCGCATTCGATGGCGCCCTATGCGCGCGGCATCGTGCCGCTACGCGCGCAGAACGCGCTGCTGGGCGGCGATCCGCACAAGGCCATCGCGCTGATCGAAGGGGCGCTGGGGCGGCAGCAGGGCGAGGCGGCGCTCTATTCCGTGCTCGGTCAGGCGCGGCAGAGGCTTGGCCAGCAGGAAGCCGCGGCGGAGGCCTATGCCGAGGCCGCGCGGCTCGACCCGGCGGACACATATCTCCAGCACCTCGCGGCGGCGATGACCAATGCCGGCGCCGCCCCGGACCGCGCGAGCGACCGCTACGTGGCCGACGTCTTCGACGGCTACGCGAACCGCTTCGAGGCCGCGCTCTTCGCGCTCGGCTACCGGGTGCCGGGCGTTATGCTGAAGCTGATCGAGGGCCAGGGCTATGCCCCTGGCGGCCGGCATCTGGGCGATGTGCTCGACCTTGGCTGCGGCACCGGCCTGATGGGCGCCACCTTGCACGACATGCTGGGCGGGCGGCTGGTGGGTGTGGACCTCTCGCCGCGCATGCTGGAGGAGGCACGAGCCAAGTGCGTCTACACCGAGCTGCGCTGCGCCGAGATCACCGCGGCGATGGCCGCCGACACCACCCTCTATGATCTGATCCTGCTGTCGGATGTGCTCTGCTACTTTGGTCGCCTGGATGCGGTTCTCGGTGCTGTCGCCTCCCGCCTCAAGCCGGGCGGCCTTGTCGCGCTGAGCATCGAATCCGGCGCGGCTGAGGGCGGCTGGGAATTGCAGGCCAGTGCTCGCTACCGTCATGACCCCGGCTATCTGCGCGCCGTGCTGGAACGCGCGGGGCTCGCCACGCTGGAGTTCCGCGAGGAGACGCTGCGCTGGGAGGGCGAGGCCACCGTACCGGGCGTCATCGCCCTCGTCCGCCGCGAGGGTTGA
- a CDS encoding flagellar biosynthesis regulator FlaF: MSFASNTSSAGRYRRQLTPKQMEAEVFARATRALRDAGTEGGIAQARAIADNRRLWDAVLDSVLDPTNRLAVPLRAQIASLARAVLRELDAEAPDAAFIIEMNEQMAGALWN, from the coding sequence ATGTCCTTTGCCAGCAACACATCCTCTGCCGGCCGGTATCGCCGCCAGCTCACGCCCAAGCAGATGGAGGCCGAGGTCTTCGCGCGCGCGACCCGCGCGCTGCGCGACGCGGGCACCGAAGGCGGCATCGCGCAGGCCCGTGCCATCGCGGACAACCGGCGCCTTTGGGATGCCGTGCTCGACTCGGTGCTGGACCCCACCAATCGCCTGGCCGTGCCGTTGCGCGCGCAGATCGCCTCGCTCGCCCGCGCCGTGCTGCGCGAGCTCGACGCCGAGGCGCCTGACGCGGCGTTCATCATCGAGATGAACGAGCAGATGGCCGGCGCGCTGTGGAACTGA
- a CDS encoding flagellin yields MSLNSVNTNLGAMVALQSLNRTNEEMAATQKRISTGSRVADARDDGAAFAVAERIRGDLAATTSANQQLGGAKGLLDTTRTGLENVSKALQDVKATVVKLSDSNITPAQREQYMAGLKETFSQIANFITDTRYNGQSMLVTAAAATAGGTTLGEIRTVRNGEGATYSFAKIATAAINGAAAFTGLTTVGYNGATMLTGASLLAALTEFSNALTTGGAVNVAINNTLTSLNNLGSYSRYVDSQINFNKAKMDAQEAGMGALIDADLAKESARLQSLQIRQQLGSQALGIANQAPQVLLSLFR; encoded by the coding sequence ATGTCGCTGAACTCCGTGAATACCAACCTGGGCGCCATGGTGGCGCTGCAGTCGCTCAACCGCACGAACGAGGAGATGGCGGCGACGCAAAAGCGCATCTCCACCGGCTCGCGCGTGGCGGATGCGCGGGATGACGGCGCGGCTTTCGCCGTGGCCGAGCGCATCCGCGGCGACCTCGCGGCCACCACCTCGGCGAACCAGCAGCTGGGTGGGGCGAAGGGGCTGCTCGACACGACCCGGACCGGTCTTGAGAACGTCTCCAAGGCGTTGCAGGACGTGAAGGCCACGGTCGTGAAGCTTTCGGACAGCAACATCACGCCCGCCCAGCGCGAGCAGTACATGGCGGGGCTGAAGGAGACCTTCTCGCAGATCGCGAACTTCATCACCGATACGCGCTACAACGGGCAGTCCATGCTGGTGACGGCCGCCGCGGCGACGGCGGGTGGGACCACGCTGGGTGAAATCCGCACGGTGCGTAACGGCGAGGGCGCGACCTACTCCTTCGCCAAGATCGCGACCGCGGCCATCAATGGCGCGGCTGCCTTCACCGGGCTGACCACCGTGGGCTACAACGGCGCCACGATGCTGACGGGGGCCTCGCTTCTGGCCGCCCTGACCGAGTTCAGCAACGCCCTGACGACGGGCGGCGCGGTCAATGTCGCCATCAACAACACCCTGACCTCGCTGAACAACCTCGGCAGCTACAGCCGTTACGTGGACAGCCAGATCAACTTCAACAAGGCCAAGATGGACGCGCAGGAAGCCGGCATGGGCGCCCTGATCGACGCCGATCTCGCCAAGGAATCCGCGCGGCTGCAGTCCCTGCAGATCCGTCAGCAGCTCGGTTCCCAGGCGCTCGGCATCGCCAACCAGGCGCCGCAGGTTCTGCTCTCGCTCTTCCGGTAA
- a CDS encoding NAD-dependent epimerase/dehydratase family protein, translating to MRIFVSGIAGFLGSHLAERLIGMGHHVVGCDTLLGGELWHVPPEAEFYQYDCRDFNAMQKISQGCELVYHCAATAYEGLSVFSPALVMDNIVSGSVSLFSAAIANKARRIVFCSSMARYGSNEVPFREDYTPRPQDPYGIAKVAAEEALKNLCAVHGVEWSIAVPHNIIGPRQKFDDPYRNVASIMANLMLQGRPPIIYGDGEQKRCFSYVEDCLSCLLAMGLDDVALGETVNIGPDEEFVSINELSRVLAKLTNFTGTPIYVPGRPQEVKFATCSADKARRLLGYRTTTKLEDGLASITDFIRKVGPRKFRYHLDIEIVSDRTPRTWTQRMF from the coding sequence ATGCGAATCTTCGTCAGCGGCATCGCGGGCTTTCTCGGCAGCCACCTGGCCGAGCGGCTGATCGGCATGGGCCATCATGTCGTGGGCTGCGACACGCTGCTGGGCGGCGAGCTGTGGCACGTCCCGCCCGAGGCCGAATTCTACCAGTATGACTGCCGCGACTTCAACGCGATGCAGAAGATCTCGCAGGGCTGCGAGCTGGTCTACCACTGCGCGGCCACGGCCTATGAGGGGCTGTCCGTCTTCTCGCCCGCGCTGGTGATGGACAACATCGTGAGCGGCTCGGTCTCGCTGTTTTCGGCGGCCATCGCGAACAAGGCGCGGCGCATCGTCTTCTGCTCCTCCATGGCGCGCTACGGCAGCAATGAGGTGCCGTTCCGCGAGGATTACACGCCCCGCCCGCAGGATCCCTATGGAATCGCGAAGGTGGCGGCGGAGGAGGCGCTGAAGAACCTCTGCGCCGTGCACGGGGTAGAGTGGTCCATCGCGGTGCCGCACAACATCATCGGCCCGCGGCAGAAATTCGACGACCCCTACCGCAACGTGGCCTCCATCATGGCGAACCTGATGCTGCAAGGCCGCCCGCCCATCATCTATGGCGATGGCGAGCAGAAGCGCTGCTTCTCCTACGTCGAGGACTGCCTCTCCTGCCTGCTGGCCATGGGCCTCGACGACGTGGCGCTGGGCGAGACGGTGAACATCGGCCCCGATGAGGAGTTCGTGAGCATCAATGAGCTGTCGCGGGTGCTCGCCAAGCTCACCAACTTCACCGGCACGCCCATCTACGTCCCCGGCCGGCCGCAGGAGGTGAAGTTCGCCACCTGCTCGGCCGACAAGGCGCGGCGGCTGCTGGGCTATCGCACCACGACGAAGCTGGAGGACGGGCTGGCCTCCATCACGGACTTCATCCGCAAGGTGGGGCCGCGCAAGTTCCGCTACCACCTCGACATCGAGATCGTCAGCGACAGGACGCCGCGCACCTGGACGCAGCGCATGTTCTGA
- a CDS encoding class I SAM-dependent methyltransferase has product MTRLHIGCGPKVLEGWVNIDSVARAPGVRTDVDVLAMPFGDASVEHILAEHVFEHFAFAEEERLWRECARVLRPGGLLEIEVPDFEWVCQAFLAGEDRFRAFYQTGALDHYFGSGRDTGQRWGIVQTMFFGNQNGAGQFHKSAYTQGKIRDVAALAGFAQVRQHTLHNKGGQAIRALITR; this is encoded by the coding sequence ATGACGCGGCTTCATATCGGCTGTGGCCCCAAGGTGCTGGAGGGCTGGGTCAACATTGACAGCGTGGCGCGCGCACCCGGCGTTCGGACAGATGTGGACGTGCTGGCCATGCCCTTCGGCGATGCCAGCGTGGAGCACATCCTGGCCGAGCATGTCTTCGAGCATTTCGCCTTCGCGGAGGAGGAACGCCTCTGGCGCGAATGCGCCCGCGTGTTGCGTCCGGGCGGGCTGCTGGAAATCGAGGTGCCGGATTTCGAATGGGTCTGCCAGGCCTTCCTGGCCGGCGAGGACCGCTTCCGCGCCTTCTACCAGACGGGCGCGCTCGACCATTACTTCGGCTCTGGCCGCGACACGGGGCAGCGCTGGGGCATCGTGCAGACGATGTTCTTCGGCAATCAGAACGGCGCCGGCCAGTTCCACAAATCGGCCTACACCCAGGGCAAGATTCGCGACGTGGCCGCGCTCGCGGGCTTCGCGCAGGTCCGCCAGCACACCCTTCACAACAAGGGCGGCCAGGCCATCCGCGCCCTCATCACCCGCTAG
- a CDS encoding glycosyltransferase family 2 protein, whose translation MSEHVLDVNLIYHNAEATLDGAIASVVGQSWPHWRLTLLDDGSTDGGPAIAAFWAARDGRIALKRHRANQGIVGAYRRAFTHGDADFVMPKSADDLIAPDFMAKLMAVLQADRDVAMCHAGALNIDEAGTVLGEVPAHTRLDTPDGGPLQRAMHVMSRYAYSPSFWGIYRREALDLASQPMACGGWDHAFLAEIALYGHIRHVPEPLFLRRGGPAPLWRLARNAGMAWARVRSERDVFADVGPLAPNASCAWAHVETFSLARLSAPERAGLIEAARDILRARWSASFVREAAQVTARLPGVLSQAREVARGGATGAATRLRVEAMRLVEALLWVLEPGREAEALAATWRAQTGLAVGPEVAA comes from the coding sequence ATGTCCGAGCACGTGCTGGACGTGAACCTGATCTACCACAACGCGGAGGCGACGCTGGACGGCGCCATCGCCTCGGTGGTGGGGCAGAGCTGGCCGCATTGGCGGCTGACGCTGCTCGATGACGGTTCCACCGATGGCGGGCCGGCCATCGCGGCCTTCTGGGCCGCGCGGGATGGGCGCATCGCGCTGAAGCGCCACCGCGCGAACCAGGGCATCGTGGGCGCCTATCGCCGCGCCTTCACCCATGGCGACGCCGATTTCGTGATGCCGAAAAGCGCCGATGACCTGATCGCGCCCGACTTCATGGCGAAGCTGATGGCGGTGCTGCAGGCGGATCGCGACGTGGCCATGTGCCATGCCGGGGCGCTGAACATTGACGAGGCCGGCACGGTGCTGGGCGAGGTGCCGGCGCATACCCGCCTCGACACGCCCGATGGCGGGCCGTTGCAGCGCGCCATGCATGTCATGTCGCGCTACGCCTATTCGCCGAGCTTCTGGGGGATCTATCGCCGCGAGGCCCTGGACCTCGCCAGCCAGCCCATGGCCTGTGGCGGCTGGGACCATGCCTTCCTGGCCGAGATCGCGCTCTACGGCCACATACGCCATGTCCCGGAGCCGCTCTTCCTGCGGCGTGGCGGCCCCGCGCCGCTGTGGCGTCTGGCGCGCAATGCCGGCATGGCCTGGGCGCGCGTGCGTTCCGAACGCGATGTCTTCGCCGATGTCGGGCCGCTGGCGCCCAACGCCTCCTGCGCCTGGGCGCATGTGGAGACCTTCAGCCTGGCCCGCCTGAGCGCGCCCGAGCGTGCGGGGCTGATCGAGGCGGCGCGCGACATCCTGCGCGCCCGCTGGTCGGCCTCATTCGTGCGCGAGGCGGCGCAGGTCACGGCCCGGCTGCCAGGGGTGCTGTCCCAGGCGCGCGAGGTGGCGCGTGGCGGCGCGACCGGCGCGGCCACGCGGCTGCGCGTCGAGGCGATGCGGCTGGTGGAGGCCCTTCTCTGGGTGCTCGAACCCGGTCGGGAGGCCGAGGCGCTGGCCGCCACCTGGCGCGCGCAGACCGGGCTCGCGGTGGGGCCGGAGGTGGCGGCATGA
- a CDS encoding TylF/MycF/NovP-related O-methyltransferase, translating to MPKFTHVADRFAIWGLNVPYARDEAFKAAFRASAVPLIPLIQHKTPEVLRIEWKAYVCCWAARQALLIEGDFVECGVNYGLLSRTMAAYIDLASQPDRTLWLYDTFRGIPTEQMSAREAKGLGTWHNRNNYTDDVLPIARHRFAPFPNARLVPGMVPDTLHEAAPARVAWLHIDMNITLPEIAAAEFFWDRLSPGGVIILDDYAYAGHEEQMLAFQDFAAARGALVLPLPTGQGLIVKV from the coding sequence ATGCCGAAGTTCACCCATGTGGCGGACCGCTTCGCCATCTGGGGGCTGAACGTGCCCTATGCGCGGGACGAGGCCTTCAAGGCCGCCTTCCGGGCCTCGGCCGTGCCGCTCATTCCCCTCATCCAGCACAAGACCCCCGAGGTGCTCCGCATCGAGTGGAAGGCCTATGTCTGCTGCTGGGCCGCGCGCCAGGCCCTGCTGATCGAGGGTGACTTCGTCGAGTGCGGGGTGAATTACGGCCTGCTGTCGCGGACCATGGCGGCCTATATCGACCTTGCCTCCCAGCCGGACCGCACGCTCTGGCTCTATGACACCTTCCGGGGCATCCCGACGGAGCAGATGAGCGCGCGCGAGGCCAAGGGCCTCGGCACCTGGCATAACAGGAACAACTACACGGACGACGTGCTGCCCATCGCGCGGCACCGCTTCGCGCCCTTCCCCAATGCGCGGCTGGTGCCCGGCATGGTGCCAGACACGTTGCACGAAGCCGCGCCCGCGCGCGTGGCCTGGCTGCACATCGACATGAACATCACCCTGCCCGAGATCGCGGCGGCGGAGTTCTTCTGGGACAGGCTCTCGCCCGGCGGCGTCATCATCCTGGATGACTACGCCTATGCCGGCCATGAGGAGCAGATGCTGGCCTTCCAGGACTTCGCGGCCGCGCGCGGCGCGCTGGTCCTGCCGCTGCCCACGGGGCAGGGGCTGATCGTGAAGGTCTGA